From a region of the Enterobacter sp. JBIWA008 genome:
- the hpxU gene encoding MurR/RpiR family transcriptional regulator HpxU — translation MEQLDERLKAQYPSLSPQEQRVADFIFDHFDDLISYNSAELAQLSGVSKATVSRLFKRLGYEKYKDMRDELRTLRQSGMPLTDNRDAVQGNTLLARHYKQEMANLTQWVNALDAQQFADALACMVKARRVVIIGMRNAYPAALHLRQQLLQARGQVLVLPQPGQSLSEELVDLTPDDMVVMMAFRRRPRIIRPLMQQLQSSGIPVLLMCEPQAHSLFPLASWQLCAPLDSVSAYDSYSSVNSLINLLANAFLHDILDKGRPRIHEIASLYQQLDELEQR, via the coding sequence ATGGAACAACTGGATGAACGTCTGAAAGCACAGTACCCGTCGCTGTCGCCGCAGGAGCAGCGGGTGGCGGACTTTATTTTTGACCATTTTGATGACCTGATTAGCTACAACAGCGCCGAGCTGGCGCAGCTGAGCGGGGTGTCGAAAGCCACGGTGAGCCGCCTGTTTAAGCGTCTGGGCTATGAGAAATATAAGGACATGCGCGACGAGCTGCGCACCCTGCGCCAGAGCGGGATGCCGCTTACCGATAACCGCGACGCGGTGCAGGGCAATACCCTGCTGGCGCGCCACTATAAGCAGGAGATGGCAAACCTGACCCAGTGGGTCAATGCCCTCGACGCGCAGCAGTTTGCCGACGCGTTGGCCTGCATGGTGAAGGCGCGGCGCGTCGTCATTATCGGCATGCGTAATGCCTATCCGGCGGCACTGCACCTGCGCCAGCAGCTGCTGCAGGCGCGCGGTCAGGTGCTGGTCCTACCGCAGCCCGGGCAGAGCCTGAGCGAGGAGCTGGTGGATTTAACGCCGGACGATATGGTGGTCATGATGGCCTTTCGCCGCCGCCCGCGCATCATACGCCCGCTGATGCAGCAGCTTCAGAGCAGCGGAATTCCGGTGCTGCTGATGTGCGAGCCGCAGGCGCACAGCCTGTTTCCGCTGGCGAGCTGGCAGCTCTGCGCCCCGCTGGACAGCGTCTCGGCCTATGACAGCTATTCCTCGGTCAACAGCCTGATTAACCTGCTGGCAAATGCCTTCCTGCATGACATTCTCGATAAAGGCCGTCCGCGCATTCACGAGATTGCCTCCCTCTACCAGCAGCTGGACGAACTCGAACAACGATAA
- a CDS encoding alanine--glyoxylate aminotransferase family protein, translated as MDIARFPQINPPQRLLMGPGPINADPRVLRAMSSQLIGQYDPAMTHYMNEVMALYRGVFRTENRWTMLVDGTSRAGIEAILVSAIRPGDKVLVPVFGRFGHLLCEIARRCRAEVHTIEVPWGEVFTPDQVEDAIKRIRPRLLLTVQGDTSTTMLQPLAELGAICRRYDVLFYTDATASLGGNALETDAWGLDAVSAGMQKCLGGPSGTSPITLSARMEEAIRRRKCVEEGIRTDAHRDGDEEMIYSNYFDLGMVMDYWGPERLNHHTEATTALFGARECARLILQEGLDNGIARHRLHGDALLKGIQAMGLETFGDLKHKMNNVLGVAIPQGVNGDQVRKLMLEDFGIEIGTSFGPLHGKVWRIGTMGYNARKDCVMTTLSALESVLNYLKFTTTQGAAMQAAWDHYRRETPQ; from the coding sequence ATGGATATCGCACGCTTTCCGCAAATCAACCCGCCGCAGCGCCTGCTGATGGGGCCGGGCCCGATCAACGCCGACCCGCGCGTGCTGCGCGCCATGTCGAGCCAGCTGATCGGCCAGTACGATCCGGCCATGACCCACTACATGAACGAGGTGATGGCGCTCTATCGCGGGGTGTTCCGCACCGAAAACCGCTGGACGATGCTGGTGGACGGCACCTCCCGCGCGGGGATTGAAGCCATTCTGGTTTCCGCCATCCGCCCCGGAGATAAGGTGCTGGTGCCGGTCTTTGGCCGCTTTGGTCACCTGCTGTGCGAAATTGCCCGCCGCTGCCGCGCGGAGGTGCATACCATCGAGGTGCCGTGGGGTGAGGTGTTTACCCCGGACCAGGTGGAGGATGCGATTAAGCGTATTCGTCCGCGCCTGCTGCTGACCGTGCAGGGCGACACCTCCACCACCATGCTGCAGCCGCTCGCCGAGCTCGGCGCCATCTGCCGCCGCTACGACGTGCTGTTCTACACCGACGCCACCGCGTCGCTCGGCGGCAACGCGCTGGAGACCGACGCCTGGGGGCTGGATGCCGTCTCGGCCGGGATGCAGAAGTGCCTCGGCGGCCCGTCGGGCACCTCGCCGATCACCCTGAGCGCGCGCATGGAGGAGGCGATCCGTCGCCGCAAATGCGTTGAGGAGGGCATTCGTACCGACGCCCACCGCGACGGCGACGAGGAGATGATCTACTCCAACTATTTCGATCTCGGCATGGTGATGGACTACTGGGGGCCGGAGCGGCTTAACCACCATACCGAAGCCACCACCGCGCTGTTTGGTGCCCGCGAGTGCGCGCGTCTGATCCTGCAGGAAGGGCTGGATAACGGCATTGCGCGCCACAGGCTGCACGGCGATGCGCTGCTGAAAGGCATTCAGGCGATGGGGCTTGAGACCTTCGGCGACCTGAAGCACAAGATGAACAACGTGCTGGGCGTGGCGATCCCGCAGGGCGTTAACGGCGACCAGGTGCGTAAGCTGATGCTGGAAGATTTCGGGATTGAAATCGGCACCTCGTTTGGCCCGCTGCACGGCAAGGTGTGGCGCATTGGCACCATGGGCTACAACGCGCGCAAGGACTGCGTGATGACCACCCTGAGCGCGCTGGAGTCGGTGCTGAACTACCTGAAATTCACGACCACGCAGGGGGCCGCCATGCAGGCCGCGTGGGACCACTATCGCCGCGAGACGCCGCAATGA
- a CDS encoding transporter substrate-binding domain-containing protein, translating to MKKLLIALAGAACLFTQLPAKADQLQDIEKRGTIRIAVPQDFPPFGSVGTDLQPQGYDIDMARYLAKQMKLKLQLVPVTSANRVPYLQTDKVDLVISSLGKNPEREKVIDFSRAYAPFFLGVFGPKGAELKDAAALSGKTIGVTRGAVEDMVLTSLAPKDADVKRYEDNNTTLSAYLSGQVQYVATGNLVVAAISRQNADKAPVPSFMLKDSPCFIGLKKNEPALKAKVDALIEQGIKDGTLNGLSEQWLKAPLPANLGA from the coding sequence ATGAAAAAATTGTTGATTGCACTGGCCGGGGCCGCATGCCTCTTCACACAGCTGCCGGCAAAGGCTGACCAGCTTCAGGATATCGAGAAGCGCGGCACCATCCGCATTGCCGTTCCGCAGGACTTCCCGCCGTTTGGCTCGGTCGGGACCGATCTGCAGCCGCAGGGCTATGACATCGACATGGCGCGCTATCTGGCCAAACAGATGAAGCTCAAGCTGCAGCTGGTGCCGGTAACCAGCGCCAACCGCGTGCCGTACCTGCAAACCGATAAGGTGGATCTGGTCATTTCAAGCCTCGGTAAAAACCCGGAACGCGAGAAGGTGATCGACTTTAGCCGCGCCTACGCGCCGTTCTTCCTCGGCGTGTTTGGTCCGAAAGGGGCCGAGCTGAAAGACGCTGCCGCGCTGAGCGGAAAAACCATCGGCGTGACGCGCGGGGCGGTGGAGGACATGGTGCTTACTAGCCTGGCGCCGAAAGACGCGGACGTGAAGCGCTACGAAGATAATAACACCACGCTCTCCGCCTATCTCTCCGGACAGGTGCAGTACGTGGCGACCGGCAACCTCGTGGTGGCGGCCATTTCGCGCCAGAACGCGGATAAAGCCCCGGTGCCGAGCTTTATGCTGAAAGACTCGCCGTGCTTTATTGGCCTGAAGAAGAACGAACCGGCCCTGAAGGCAAAAGTGGACGCGCTGATTGAGCAGGGCATCAAGGACGGCACGCTCAACGGCCTGTCCGAGCAATGGCTGAAGGCCCCGCTGCCGGCAAACCTTGGCGCCTGA
- a CDS encoding amino acid ABC transporter permease, with protein MTTFTDWDIIRNLLLAGRWTVLLSLVAFVGGAVVTLPLLLLRLTGGRAVKRIIRGYIELFQGTPLLMQLFLAFFGVALFGIDVSPWTAASLALTFYTSAFLLDIWFGSIRALPKGQWEASRCLGLTFGQTLFRVVAPQALRIGIAPTVGFAVQVIKGTALASIIGFIELTKAGTMLTNVTYQPFKVFALVALGYFILCYPLSRYSRYLETKFNASHHH; from the coding sequence ATGACCACCTTTACCGACTGGGACATTATTCGCAACCTGCTGCTGGCCGGACGCTGGACGGTGCTGCTGTCGCTGGTGGCGTTTGTCGGCGGGGCGGTGGTGACGCTGCCGCTCCTGCTGCTGCGCCTCACGGGCGGGCGCGCGGTGAAGCGCATCATCCGCGGCTATATTGAGCTGTTCCAGGGCACGCCGCTGCTGATGCAGCTGTTCCTGGCCTTCTTCGGCGTGGCGCTGTTCGGCATCGACGTCTCGCCGTGGACCGCCGCCTCGCTGGCGCTCACGTTCTACACCAGCGCGTTTCTGCTCGATATCTGGTTTGGCAGCATTCGCGCGCTGCCGAAAGGGCAGTGGGAAGCCTCGCGCTGTCTGGGGCTGACCTTTGGCCAGACCCTGTTTCGCGTCGTCGCCCCGCAGGCGCTGCGCATCGGCATCGCCCCGACGGTCGGCTTTGCCGTGCAGGTGATTAAAGGCACCGCGCTGGCGTCGATTATCGGCTTTATCGAGCTGACCAAGGCCGGGACCATGCTGACCAACGTGACGTATCAGCCGTTTAAGGTCTTTGCGCTGGTGGCGCTCGGCTACTTTATTCTGTGTTATCCGCTGTCGCGCTACAGCCGCTATCTGGAGACGAAATTCAATGCCTCTCATCACCATTAA
- a CDS encoding amino acid ABC transporter permease has translation MTEQLDFSALWPHWPELLAGLWVTVQLTVMATVGGLATGIFGAAIRSGRTTWFSRIWGAYVEIIRNTPFVVQLFFIVFGLPNLGLKMTAGEAALLAMVVNLGAYSTEIIRAGIQVTPKGQWEAGRVLGLTRLQTFIRVVLPPALQRIYPALVSQCIIVMLGSSVVSQVSYEELTFAANLIQSRTFLSFEVYLVTTGIYLALSITLRQLMMAAGRKWLGVQA, from the coding sequence ATGACTGAGCAACTTGATTTCTCCGCGCTCTGGCCGCACTGGCCGGAGCTGCTGGCGGGGCTGTGGGTCACCGTTCAGCTGACGGTCATGGCGACCGTCGGCGGGCTGGCGACAGGAATTTTCGGGGCGGCTATCCGCAGCGGACGCACCACCTGGTTCAGCCGGATCTGGGGCGCGTACGTGGAAATTATCCGCAACACGCCGTTTGTGGTGCAGCTGTTTTTCATTGTCTTCGGCCTGCCGAATCTCGGGCTGAAGATGACGGCGGGGGAAGCGGCGCTGCTGGCCATGGTGGTGAACCTGGGCGCCTACAGCACCGAAATTATCCGCGCGGGCATTCAGGTCACGCCGAAAGGGCAGTGGGAAGCCGGACGCGTGCTGGGGCTGACCCGCCTGCAGACCTTTATTCGCGTGGTGCTGCCGCCCGCGCTGCAGCGCATTTACCCGGCGCTGGTGAGCCAGTGCATTATCGTGATGCTCGGCTCGTCGGTGGTGTCTCAGGTCTCGTATGAAGAGCTGACCTTCGCCGCCAACCTGATCCAGTCCAGAACGTTTTTAAGCTTTGAGGTTTATCTGGTGACAACCGGCATTTACTTAGCGCTGTCGATTACCCTGCGCCAGCTGATGATGGCGGCGGGACGCAAATGGCTGGGGGTGCAGGCATGA
- a CDS encoding amino acid ABC transporter ATP-binding protein has product MPLITINQVQKYYGDNHVLKGVDLDIDMGQVISIIGRSGSGKSTLLRCINGLEGYQDGSIKLGGMTITDRDSQAREISRSVGMVFQSFNLFPHMTALENVMLAPRRVLKKSAAECRELAKQMLEKVGLGDRLDYYPSSLSGGQQQRVAIARALAMSPKVLLCDEITSALDPELVGEVLRVLEQLAAEGMTLILVTHEMNFAREVGDRVVFMHQGKVWEQGDSKTLFANPQTTELKQFISSVRGLN; this is encoded by the coding sequence ATGCCTCTCATCACCATTAATCAGGTGCAGAAGTACTACGGCGATAACCACGTGCTCAAGGGCGTCGATCTGGATATCGACATGGGCCAGGTGATCTCCATCATCGGGCGCAGCGGGTCGGGCAAAAGCACGCTGCTGCGCTGCATCAACGGGCTGGAAGGCTATCAGGACGGCAGCATCAAGCTGGGCGGCATGACCATTACCGACCGGGATTCTCAGGCGCGCGAAATCAGCCGCTCGGTCGGGATGGTGTTCCAGAGCTTCAACCTGTTTCCGCACATGACGGCGCTGGAAAACGTGATGCTCGCCCCGCGTCGGGTGCTGAAGAAAAGCGCCGCCGAATGCCGCGAGCTGGCGAAGCAGATGCTGGAGAAAGTGGGCTTAGGCGATCGTCTGGATTACTACCCGTCGAGCCTCTCCGGCGGCCAGCAGCAGCGCGTGGCGATTGCCCGCGCGCTGGCGATGTCACCTAAAGTTTTACTCTGCGACGAGATCACCTCCGCGCTCGACCCGGAGCTGGTGGGCGAAGTGCTCAGGGTGCTCGAGCAGCTGGCGGCCGAGGGGATGACGCTCATACTGGTTACCCATGAAATGAATTTTGCCCGCGAAGTGGGCGACCGCGTGGTGTTTATGCACCAGGGGAAAGTCTGGGAGCAGGGCGACAGCAAAACGCTGTTTGCCAACCCGCAGACCACGGAACTGAAGCAGTTCATCTCCTCCGTGCGCGGCCTCAACTGA